In Apium graveolens cultivar Ventura chromosome 10, ASM990537v1, whole genome shotgun sequence, the following are encoded in one genomic region:
- the LOC141693851 gene encoding uncharacterized protein LOC141693851 — MRLKLVTSQWSHNVLPQSLTSRNSSSSIASTVTSTNSSILSSRIRISEKFRSFRKPVTRGETIKRLCSANLDEVSDEFSSEYIKELSQTFELSCDGVVDEQRSETNPICTISEPNVYEHSRSKYSESGTFSRFKFDCIEPLKLGIRPEPPDWPEREEVLRASIERKVNSMEIPFSLRMIKKKQQRHEGFGYTGDLEACSFQKAFSSMEFIIIELQSCALQIREVVCDEDLEGIIAKVQRDMHVSFLWLFQEVFSRTPDLMISVMVLLSNFGLYSTAHNIGSETPVLMAPLYKSITEAVSTKQHNFLSSDDNRKLSRLGPSFDYPVDVPDHEFSQELDSVEELKLWNSMVDEAKEMQVAGLEDIIPLHEELRQFVSPVTVEIEPDNKMDFFKTDLLYQMGLSQDPDNSLLLCNYAQFLHLVAHDYDRAEECFKRAAQVEPPDAESMSHYANFLWKVRKDLWGAEEKYIQAMAVEPDNSYHASRYANFLWNTGGEETCFPLDASQNNSKAL, encoded by the exons ATGAGACTCAAACTTGTGACATCTCAATGGTCACATAATGTACTCCCTCAGTCTTTAACTTCTCGAAATTCTAGCTCTTCGATTGCTTCGACTGTAACTAGTACAAATTCATCAATTTTATCTTCTAGAATTAGGATATCAGAGAAGTTTCGATCTTTTCGTAAACCAGTTACAAGAGGTGAAACCATTAAACGTTTATGCAGTGCAAATTTGGATGAGGTATCGGATGAATTCTCTTCAGAATATATCAAAGAATTATCCCAGACTTTTGAATTATCTTGTGATGGTGTAGTTGATGAACAACGTAGCGAGACTAATCCAATTTGTACCATTTCCGAGCCAAATGTTTATGAACATAGCAGGAGCAAGTACAGTGAAAGTGGAACCTTTTCGCGATTTAAGTTTGATTGCATAGAGCCTCTAAAGCTAGGGATAAGACCAGAGCCACCAGACTGGCCTGAAAGAGAGGAGGTTTTGCGTGCCAGCATAGAGAGGAAGGTAAATAGCATGGAGATTCCTTTCTCGCTTAGGATGATTAAGAAAAAACAGCAGAGGCATGAGGGCTTTGGATATACAGGAGACTTGGAAGCTTGTTCATTTCAAAAGGCATTCTCTTCAATGGAATTCATCATTATTGAGCTTCAAAGCTGTGCACTACAAATAAGAGAAGTGGTTTGTGATGAAGATTTGGAAGGTATTATAGCCAAGGTACAGAGGGACATGCATGTATCATTCTTGTGGTTGTTTCAGGAAGTATTTTCGCGGACACCAGATCTGATGATTAGTGTGATGGTGCTTCTGTCAAATTTCGGTTTATATTCTACTGCTCATAACATTGGTAGTGAAACCCCGGTGCTCATGGCGCCATTATATAAGAGTATTACAGAGGCAGTGTCTACGAAACAGCATAATTTTCTCAGTAGTGATGATAACAGAAAATTGAGCAGATTAGGACCATCATTTGACTATCCGGTTGATGTTCCAGATCATGAATTTTCTCAGGAACTTGACAGTGTAGAAGAACTGAAATTGTGGAACTCTATGGTGGATGAAGCAAAAGAGATGCAAGTGGCTGGTCTGGAAGACATTATTCCTCTTCATGAGGAGTTGCGACAGTTTGTATCGCCTGTAACAGTGGAGATTGAACCAGACAATAAGATGGACTTTTTCAAAACTGATCTTTTATATCAGATGGGTTTGTCTCAAGATCCTGACAACTCGCTTCTTCTCTGCAACTATGCCCAGTTTCTTCACCTTGTTGCACACGATTATGACAG GGCTGAGGAGTGCTTCAAGCGCGCAGCACAAGTAGAACCACCAGATGCGGAATCTATGAGTCACTACGCCAATTTCTTGTGGAAAGTGAGAAAGGACTTGTGGGGAGCAGAAGAAAAATACATACAAGCCATGGCAGTTGAACCAGACAATTCATATCATGCATCCAGATATGCCAACTTCTTATGGAACACCGGTGGTGAAGAAACATGTTTTCCACTTGATGCATCTCAGAATAACAGCAAGGCTTTGTAA
- the LOC141693547 gene encoding glycosylinositol phosphorylceramide mannosyl transferase 1-like → MVLSTNVHSRRMTQRLRIAAISTVRSSKLSLLFCCLTLFLVFILASQTPSFLGWEHDNLSPPDYYDVSRKGYALLINTWKRNDLLKRSISHYTSCPGLDSIHIVWSEPNAPSESLKQFLNHVVQSKAINGRKIELKFDINKEDSLNNRFKEIKDLKLDAVFSIDDDIIFPCSSVELAFSVWRSAPDAMVGFVPRIHSVDQSKGNMNQFIYGSWWSVWWTGRYSMVLSKAAFFHKKYLSLYTNKMPASIREYTTKNRNCEDIAMSFLVANITGVPPIWVKGKINEIGSTGISSLGGHIEKRTECVNRFVAEYGRMPLVATSVKAIDSRDTWFW, encoded by the exons ATGGTGCTGAGCACAAACGTTCACAGCCGTCGGATGACTCAGAGGCTCCGCATAGCTGCAATCTCAACCGTTAGATCGTCCAAGCTCAGTCTTCTATTCTGTTGCTTAACTCTCTTCTTGGTTTTCATATTGGCTAGCCAAACGCCGTCGTTTCTTGGCTGGGAACATGACAATTTATCTCCTCCTGATTACTACGACGTTTCGAG GAAAGGATATGCTCTACTTATAAACACATGGAAAAGAAATGATCTATTGAAGCGGTCTATTTCTCACTATACGTCATGCCCGGGGCTTGATTCAATACATATTGTATGGAGTGAACCCAATGCTCCTTCAGAGTCTCTCAAACAATTTCTAAACCATGTTGTGCAGTCAAAGGCTATTAATGGGCGGAAAATTGAACTAAAATTCGATATAAATAAGGAAGACAGTTTAAACAATAGATTCAAAGAAATTAAGGATTTGAAGTTGGACGCTGTCTTCTCTATTGATGATGATATCATATTTCCCTGCTCTTCAGTAGAACTTGCTTTTAGTGTTTGGCGAAGTGCACCAGACGCAATGGTGGGTTTTGTTCCGCGTATTCATTCGGTAGATCAATCG AAAGGCAATATGAATCAGTTCATTTATGGAAGCTGGTGGTCTGTCTGGTGGACAGGTAGATACAGTATGGTACTCTCCAAGGCAGCCTTTTTCCACAAAAAGTATCTTAGTTTGTATACTAACAAGATGCCAGCCTCAATAAGAGAATACACCACAAAGAACAG GAATTGCGAAGATATTGCAATGTCTttccttgttgcaaatataaCAGGCGTACCTCCCATTTGGGTTAAAG GTAAAATTAATGAAATCGGGTCAACTGGTATCAGTAGCTTGGGTGGTCACATCGAAAAGAGGACAGAATGTGTTAATAGATTTGTTGCTGAATATGGACGAATGCCTTTGGTAGCAACATCTGTGAAAGCCATTGATAGCCGTGACACCTGGTTTTGGTGA